A genomic window from Actinomycetota bacterium includes:
- the atpD gene encoding F0F1 ATP synthase subunit beta, with product METKGWTIADQEREEWEGIERLVAENPKLRGRILSVIGPVVDVEFPPDALPEINQALKIRRRETEGQRRVITAEVAQHIGHNRVRAICMQPTDGLTRGSDAINTQASIKMPVGNEILGRLVNVVGELIDNGQRIEPSDRWEIHRHPPEFSDLEPKSEMLETGIKVIDLLAPYVKGGKIGLFGGAGVGKTVIIQEMIARFAKEHGGVSMFAGVGERTREGNDLYLEMQEAEVLDKTALVFGQMDEPPGVRLRVALSALTIAEYFRDVERQDVLLFVDNIFRFSQAGSEVSTLLGRMPSAVGYQPTLTEEMGELQERITSTRGRSITSLQAVYVPADDLTDPAPHATFAHLDARTVLSRQIAELGIYPAVDPLDSTSRILQPQYVGERHYAVARRTQEILQRYRDLQDIIAILGIDELTEEDKVVVARARKIQKFLSQPFFTAEKFTGIAGKYTPLTETIESFERLTSGEFDHLPEDAFRYVGGIDEAAEKARAMGAEV from the coding sequence ATGGAGACCAAGGGATGGACCATCGCCGACCAGGAGCGCGAGGAGTGGGAGGGGATCGAGCGCCTGGTCGCGGAGAATCCGAAGCTGCGGGGACGGATCCTGTCGGTGATCGGTCCGGTCGTGGACGTCGAGTTCCCGCCGGACGCGCTCCCTGAGATCAACCAGGCGCTCAAGATCCGCCGTCGCGAGACCGAGGGACAGCGCCGGGTCATCACGGCCGAGGTGGCACAGCACATCGGACACAACCGGGTCCGGGCCATCTGCATGCAGCCGACGGACGGTCTGACGCGTGGGTCGGACGCCATCAACACCCAGGCGTCCATCAAGATGCCGGTCGGCAACGAGATCCTCGGCCGCCTCGTGAACGTGGTCGGAGAGTTGATCGACAACGGGCAGAGGATCGAGCCCTCCGACCGCTGGGAGATCCACCGCCACCCGCCGGAGTTCAGCGACCTCGAGCCAAAGTCCGAGATGCTCGAGACGGGGATCAAGGTCATCGACCTCCTCGCCCCCTACGTGAAGGGAGGCAAGATCGGCCTCTTCGGGGGAGCCGGGGTCGGCAAGACCGTGATCATCCAGGAGATGATCGCCCGCTTCGCCAAGGAGCACGGAGGCGTCTCGATGTTCGCGGGGGTGGGGGAGCGCACCCGCGAGGGCAACGACCTCTACCTGGAGATGCAGGAGGCGGAGGTCCTCGACAAGACGGCGCTCGTGTTCGGCCAGATGGACGAGCCGCCGGGCGTGCGCCTCAGGGTCGCCCTCTCCGCCCTCACCATCGCCGAGTACTTCCGCGACGTGGAGCGGCAGGACGTGCTCCTGTTCGTCGACAACATCTTCCGGTTCTCGCAGGCGGGGTCGGAGGTCTCGACCCTGCTGGGGCGGATGCCGTCCGCGGTCGGGTACCAGCCGACCCTCACCGAGGAGATGGGTGAGCTGCAGGAGAGGATCACCTCCACCCGTGGACGGTCGATCACGTCGCTGCAGGCCGTGTACGTGCCCGCCGACGACCTGACGGACCCGGCTCCCCACGCGACCTTCGCCCACCTCGACGCCCGGACCGTGCTCTCGCGGCAGATCGCGGAGCTCGGCATCTACCCGGCGGTGGACCCGCTCGACTCGACCAGCCGCATCCTGCAGCCGCAGTACGTGGGTGAGCGCCACTACGCGGTCGCCCGACGCACGCAGGAGATCCTGCAGCGCTACAGGGACCTCCAGGACATCATCGCCATCCTCGGGATCGACGAGCTGACCGAGGAGGACAAGGTCGTCGTCGCCCGGGCGCGGAAGATCCAGAAGTTCCTGTCCCAGCCCTTCTTCACCGCCGAGAAGTTCACCGGAATTGCGGGCAAGTACACGCCGCTCACCGAGACGATCGAGTCCTTCGAGAGGCTCACGTCGGGCGAGTTCGACCACCTCCCGGAGGACGCCTTCCGCTACGTCGGTGGGATCGACGAGGCGGCCGAGAAGGCGAGGGCGATGGGAGCCGAGGTCTAG
- a CDS encoding F0F1 ATP synthase subunit gamma, with the protein MGAKLRETRRRIRSIQSTKKITKAMELIAASRIIRAERRVRASRPFSDRIGSVIRNLAATTERLEHPLLERHEGAPTGLIVITADRGLAGAYNANVLRLSERTRRELGASNVLLYAVGRKAVSAFRFRRIPMEDQWVGFSETPSYQDAQQVAERVIDDFLGGRIGSARILYTEFASMFTQRPVAVEVLPVSAEEIEGGRQYPPIYEFEPAPADILGQLLPTYIEVKVYQALLESAASEHAARRRAMSSATENAEELIRFYTRVANQARQAEITSEIADIVGGAEALRS; encoded by the coding sequence ATGGGAGCCAAGCTCCGGGAGACCAGGCGGCGGATCCGGTCGATCCAGTCGACGAAGAAGATCACGAAGGCGATGGAGCTCATCGCCGCGTCGAGGATCATCCGGGCGGAGCGCCGCGTGCGCGCCTCCCGTCCCTTCTCCGACCGGATCGGGTCGGTGATCCGCAACCTGGCTGCCACGACGGAGCGCCTCGAGCACCCCCTGCTCGAACGTCACGAGGGGGCCCCCACCGGGCTGATAGTCATCACGGCTGACCGCGGACTGGCCGGGGCCTACAACGCGAACGTGCTCCGCCTGTCCGAGCGCACCCGCCGGGAGCTCGGCGCGTCCAACGTCCTGCTGTACGCGGTGGGGCGCAAGGCCGTCTCCGCGTTCAGGTTCCGGCGCATCCCGATGGAGGACCAGTGGGTCGGTTTCTCCGAGACCCCCTCCTACCAGGACGCGCAGCAGGTGGCGGAGAGGGTGATCGACGACTTCCTGGGCGGCCGGATCGGGAGCGCGAGGATCCTGTACACCGAGTTCGCGTCGATGTTCACCCAGCGGCCCGTCGCCGTGGAGGTCCTGCCGGTCTCGGCAGAGGAGATCGAGGGCGGCCGGCAGTACCCGCCCATCTACGAGTTCGAGCCGGCGCCGGCCGACATCCTGGGGCAGCTGCTGCCGACCTACATCGAGGTGAAGGTCTACCAGGCGCTGCTCGAGTCGGCGGCCAGCGAGCACGCCGCGCGTCGCCGGGCGATGTCGTCGGCGACCGAGAACGCCGAGGAGCTCATCCGTTTCTACACGCGGGTCGCGAACCAGGCCCGCCAGGCAGAGATCACGTCCGAGATCGCCGACATCGTCGGCGGTGCCGAGGCCCTGAGGAGCTAG